Proteins found in one Brachypodium distachyon strain Bd21 chromosome 5, Brachypodium_distachyon_v3.0, whole genome shotgun sequence genomic segment:
- the LOC100844943 gene encoding SWI/SNF complex subunit SWI3A codes for MSPAAAGAASSGEAPPSRPKRELYTIPASSSWFRWDDIHETERSALPEFFGGPGGNSYGTASRNPRIYREYRDYIINKYREDPARRLTFTEVRKALVGDATLLRKLFGFLDSSGLINFSATSPRPVAQQPGLDAVLEAPVGLQVTPRPQVSYSVEERFGGGTGENVFRLPPLSSYVDVFGEWAPGKGPICAFCGVECKDGKVETLEDGFKVCSTCCKTNSDNEEANKCAGDKKESADNHASSAWTDAETLLLLEGVLKHGDDWDLITQHVRTKNKLECIARLIQLPFGEHMLGAINGKSDSRFQTSQTTDGKTNHYIVKDTSSQSNEMVDGMQIDGEQDGADKLVEEQPSKRQRLSSSIDVTGSLMEQLALLTTATSLDVVAAAAAASIKALGSENPQAKNAFHLSEKEYQGKTFSSNHIHESECNVGDQEGEMHGQTVPDKKLQKKYISTAYQVRAAVGTAVGVAAARAKMLVDQEEREIELLLASIIETQLRKIQYKIKHFEELELIMDQEYNTIQQIKESLINEWLKVLEQAFQAGVPIQRDEVLTKLFLNKATGHELPEREKDSYARSRACRIALIDHGVAHKKPPLSAFKPHPEHKSKLICNITGDTINKSEEHIWKHVNGKRFLNKLEKLEEKMTSSETTKGEVEQSKEVAKKSKSSKKKDKKKAAVVDTSLPREPQPEIDDSDDSEFWVPPVGSRWDDDDGKDRWESPPGKDDVAEDEGASDEDGDDDMADEDDDVSNELASSSTKRLSVEAVGPSSFASRKKKPRKDE; via the exons atgtcgccggcggccgccggcgccgcctcctccggcgaagcgccgccgtcgcgtcCTAAGCGCGAGCTCTACACCATCCCGGCCTCGTCAA GTTGGTTTCGCTGGGACGATATCCACGAGACGGAGCGAAGTGCCCTGCCGGAGTTCTTCGGCGGCCCCGGCGGGAACAGCTATGGGACGGCCTCGCGGAATCCCCGGATCTACCGCGAGTACCGCGACTATATCATCAATAAGTACCGGGAGGACCCTGCCCGCCGCCTCACCTTCACCGAGGTCCGCAAGGCGCTTGTCGGCGACGCCACGCTCCTCCGGAAGCTGTTCGGCTTCCTAGACTCCTCAGGCCTCATCAACTTCTCTGCCACCTCCCCCCGCCCTGTGGCACAGCAGCCTGGGTTGGACGCCGTTTTAGAGGCGCCTGTGGGGTTGCAGGTGACTCCACGGCCGCAGGTGTCCTACTCCGTGGAGGAGAGGTTTGGAGGAGGGACTGGGGAGAATGTGTTCCGCTTGCCTCCGCTGAGCTCGTATGTCGATGTGTTCGGGGAGTGGGCGCCTGGGAAGGGGCCTATATGTGCATTCTGCGGAGTGGAGTGCAAGGATGGGAAGGTGGAAACTTTGGAG GATGGTTTTAAAGTATGTTCAACGTGTTGCAAAACCAATAGTGATAATGAGGAAGCGAATAAATGCGCTGGTGATAAGAAAGAGAGCGCTGACAACCATGCTTCTAGTGCATGGACAGATGCAGAGACACTACTCCTTTTAGAAGGTGTCCTAAAACATGGAGATGACTGGGATCTCATTACCCAGCATGTCCGCACAAAGAATAAATTAGAATGCATTGCAAGGCTTATTCAGTTGCCTTTTGGTGAACATATGTTGGGTGCCATAAATGGTAAATCTGATAGTAGGTTCCAGACGAGCCAAACTACTGATGGCAAAACGAACCACTATATTGTGAAGGACACTTCAAGCCAGTCAAACGAAATGGTTGACGGCATGCAGATTGATGGAGAGCAAGATGGTGCTGATAAACTTGTTGAAGAACAACCTTCAAAGCGCCAACGTTTATCTTCCTCAATAGATGTGACCGGTTCATTAATGGAGCAG TTAGCACTGCTGACTACTGCGACGAGCCTGGATGTTGTTGCTGCAGCCGCTGCTGCGTCAATTAAAGCATTAGGTAGTGAAAACCCTCAAGCAAAGAATGCTTTTCATCTTAGCGAGAAAGAATACCAAGGCAAAACATTCTCTTCTAACCATATCCATGAGAG TGAATGCAATGTTGGCGATCAGGAAGGGGAAATGCATGGACAGACTGTTCCTG ATAAGAAGCTGCAAAAGAAGTATATTTCTACTGCATATCAAGTGAGGGCAGCTGTTGGAACAGCTGTTGGGGTAGCTGCCGCCCGCGCTAAGATGCTTGTGGATCAGGAAGAGCGGGAGATTGAGCTTCTGTTGGCATCCATAATTGAGACTCAG CTAAGAAAGATCCAGTACAAGATCAAACACTTTGAGGAGCTAGAGTTGATCATGGATCAGGAGTACAACACGATACAACAGATAAAGGAATCCCTCATCAATGAATGGCTAAAGGTCCTCGAGCAAGCATTTCAGGCTGGAGTACCGATTCAGAGGGATGAAGTGCTTACAAAGCTGTTCCTGAACAA AGCG ACGGGGCACGAGCTGCCGGAGCGGGAGAAGGACTCGTACGCGCGGTCCCGCGCCTGCCGCATCGCGCTCATCGACCACGGCGTCGCGCACAAGAAGCCGCCGCTCAGCGCCTTCAAGCCCCACCCCGAGCACAA GTCGAAGCTCATATGCAACATTACTGGGGACACCATAAACAAGTCGGAGGAGCACATCTGGAAGCATGTAAATGGGAAGAGATTTCTGAATAAACTAG AAAAACTGGAAGAAAAGATGACATCAAGTGAGACAACCAAAGGAGAAGTTGAACAATCAAAAGAAGTCGCAAAGAAATCCAAGTCGAgcaagaagaaggacaagaagaaAGCTGCAGTTGTTGACACTTCTTTGCCACGAGAACCTCAACCTGAGATTGATGATTCAGATGACTCGGAGTTTTGGGTGCCTCCTGTAGGAAGTCGTTGGGACGATGATGATGGGAAAGACCGATGGGAGTCCCCTCCAGGGAAGGATGATGTGGCAGAGGATGAAGGTGCATCTG ATGAAGACGGCGACGATGATATGGCTGACGAGGACGATGATGTGTCAAACGAACTTGCTTCAAG CAGTACAAAGCGATTGTCAGTAGAAGCAGTTGGGCCAAGTAGCTTCGCTTCAAGGAAGAAAAAACCCCGAAAGGATGAGTGA
- the LOC100845553 gene encoding cytochrome P450 71A9 produces MRDGSQTSLGSCVQTLYPTKPIGMKCHQPGSTPSCQIRIPQEKVVNRKLFLCIYSIAALYKQQKSKTSTTSAAGQFSMAPLEAHELLACLLVAVATLLLFRRLLPHRQPPPASLPRPRGLPLIGNLHQLGALPHDSLASLAAAHDAPLMLLRLGSVPALVVSTPDAARALFQRNDRALSGRPASLVAATRFSYGLQSISFGPPDGAFWPAARRACLSELLGAPRVRAFRDARERETAALVAAVADASEAGAPVDLSDMLVAASNNIVRRVAFGSSNGGGGDGGMDASAVLKETQRLLGGFWVADYVPWLGWLDALRGMRGRLERNFHQLDAFYERVIDSHLDKRNSGASDEEEDLVDVLLRLHGDPAHRSTFGSRDQIKGILTDMFIAGTDTSAAAVEWTTTELINHPEILAKAQHEVRNAVSDTDADMVREPDLPRLSYLKLVIKESMRLHPPVPLLVPRETTEPITVQGYGGHEIPAGTRVFVNAKAIGAHPGAWGPDAARFVPERHAQAGADAEDHKPWHDSFALVPFGIGRRSCPGVHFATAVVELLLANLLFSFDWRAPLPGGKVDTEEENGLTVYRKNPLLLLAKRIKKREASQ; encoded by the exons ATGAGGGATGGATCACAGACAAGCCTTGGCAGTTGTGTCCAAACTCTATATCCGACAAAACCTATCGGTATGAAATGTCACCAACCGGGAAGTACACCAAGTTGTCAAATCAGAATCCCTCAAGAAAAAGTTGTCAACAGAAAGCTCTTCCTTTGCATATATAGTATTGCCGCCTTatacaaacaacaaaaatcaaaaacTTCAACGACGAGCGCAGCCGGGCAATTTTCCATGGCACCGCTCGAAGCTCACGAGCTCCTTGCATGCCTCCTGGTCGCCGTAGCTACCCTTCTCCTCTTCAGGCGGCTGCTCCCTCATCGGCAACCTCCACCAGCTTCCCTGCCTCGCCCGAGGGGCCTGCCCCTCATCGGCAACCTCCACCAGCTCGGCGCGCTCCCGCACGACTCCCTCGcgtccctcgccgccgcgcacgACGCGCCGCTCATGCTGCTCCGCCTGGGCTCCGTGCCCGCGCTCGTCGTCTCCACCCCggacgcggcgcgcgcgctgTTCCAGCGCAACGACCGCGCCCTGTCAGGCCGCCCGGCGTCGCTCGTCGCGGCCACCAGGTTCTCCTACGGCCTGCAGAGCATCTCCTTCGGGCCTCCCGACGGCGCGTTCTGGCCCGCCGCACGCCGGGCGTGCCTCTCGGAGCTCCTCGGCGCGCCCCGCGTGCGCGCGTTCCGCGACGCCCGGGAGCGCGAGACCGCCGCGCTCGTCGCGGCCGTGGCGGATGCGTCGGAAGCCGGCGCGCCCGTGGACCTGAGCGACATGCTTGTCGCCGCGAGCAACAACATCGTGCGTCGTGTCGCCTTCGGCAGCagcaacggcggcgggggagatgGCGGCATGGACGCGAGCGCTGTACTCAAGGAGACGCAGAGGCTTCTCGGTGGCTTTTGGGTCGCCGACTACGTGCCGTGGCTCGGGTGGCTGGACGCGCTCCGTGGCATGCGGGGCCGCCTGGAGCGGAACTTCCATCAGCTCGACGCGTTCTACGAGCGCGTCATCGACAGCCACCTCGACAAGCGCAATTCCGGAGCCTCCGACGAAGAGGAGGACTTGGTCGAcgtgctcctccgcctgcacGGTGACCCGGCTCATCGGAGCACGTTCGGAAGCCGCGACCAGATCAAAGGCATCCTCACG GACATGTTCATCGCCGGGACCGacacgtcggcggcggcggtggagtgGACGACGACGGAGCTAATCAACCACCCGGAGATCCTCGCCAAGGCGCAACACGAGGTACGCAACGCGGTCAGCGACACCGACGCCGACATGGTCCGGGAGCCTGACCTGCCGCGGCTGAGCTACCTGAAGCTGGTGATCAAGGAATCCATGAGGCTGCACCCGCCCGTGCCGCTGCTGGTGCCCCGGGAGACCACGGAGCCGATCACGGTCCAGGGCTACGGCGGGCACGAGATACCGGCCGGGACGCGGGTGTTCGTCAACGCGAAGGCCATCGGAGCGCACCCCGGCGCGTGGGGGCCCGACGCGGCGCGGTTCGTGCCCGAGCGGCACGCGCAGGCCGGGGCGGACGCCGAAGACCACAAGCCGTGGCACGACAGCTTCGCGCTCGTGCCGTTCGGGATCGGGCGGAGGAGCTGCCCCGGCGTGCACTTCGCCACGGCCGTCGTGGAGCTGCTGCTCGCCAATTTGTTGTTTTCCTTTGACTGGCGCGCGCCGCTACCAGGAGGCAAGGTGGacacggaggaggagaacgGGCTCACGGTGTACAGGAAGAACCCTCTCCTGCTGCTCGCGAAACGAATCAAGAAGCGTGAAGCGAGTCAGTGA
- the LOC100839670 gene encoding pentatricopeptide repeat-containing protein At5g48910: protein MAATALPAARLPAPGMPSPARQTPRRAALRDVPQLHATLLKSGAMTTSPDSFHSLLEAAALPAPATSSAHLSYAIRLFRLGPHPPRSARSYNILIRSFLRAGHPEDALHLFVEMLDDTAVSPDQHTVANTVKSCSRMCDLSVGRGVQAYAFKRGFMVDQFVLNSLIHMYASCGDVVAAHVLFHTVQVKGVIAWNAMIAGYVKNGDWKEVVEMFKGMLEVRAPFDEVTLLSVATACGRLGDANLGQWIAEYAEEKGMLRSRNLATALVDMYAKCGELDKARRLFDRMHSRDVVAWSAMISGYTQSDRCREALAIFNEMQGTEVNPNDVTMVSVLSACAVLGALETGKWVHSYIRRKDLPLTVILGTALVDFYAKCGCIKDAVKAFESMPVRNTWTWTALIKGMASNGRSREALELFSSMLEANIEPTDVTFIGVLLACSHGCLVEEGRRHFTSMTQDYGICPRIEHYGCMVDLLGRAGLIDEAYQFIRNMPIEPNAVVWRALLSACTVHKNVEIGEEALKQIVPLDPCHSGNYILLSNTYASVGQWKNAAMVRKEMKEKGVEKIPGCSLIELEGTIFEFFAEDSEHPQLTEIYEKVHEMIENIKMVGYIPNTADARLDVDEYEKQVSVSHHSEKLAIAFGLMKSRPGATIRLSKNLRVCIDCHSATKLISKVYNREIIVRDRNRFHHFKDGLCSCNDYW from the coding sequence ATGGCCGCCACTGCCCTCCCGGCGGCGAGGCTCCCCGCCcccggcatgccgtcgccggcgcGTCAAACACCCCGCCGCGCGGCGCTGCGAGATGTGCCTCAGCTTCATGCGACCCTCCTCAAGTCCGGTGCTATGACCACCTCGCCGGACTCCTTCCACTCCCTTCTcgaggccgccgcgctccctgcgccggccacctcctcggcGCACCTCTCCTACGCGATCCGGCTGTTCCGCCTCGGTCCCCACCCGCCCCGCTCCGCGCGATCGTATAACATCCTTATACGTTCCTTCCTCCGCGCAGGTCATCCGGAAGACGCTCTCCACCTGTTCGTCGAAATGCTCGACGACACCGCAGTTAGCCCTGACCAGCATACCGTCGCTAATACCGTCAAGTCTTGCTCCAGGATGTGTGATCTATCTGTAGGGCGCGGTGTCCAGGCGTACGCCTTCAAGCGTGGGTTCATGGTCGATCAGTTTGTGCTCAACAGCTTGATACACATGTATGCGAGCTGTGGGGATGTTGTGGCAGCACACGTGTTGTTCCACACAGTACAGGTGAAGGGCGTGATTGCATGGAATGCGATGATTGCGGGCTACGTCAAGAACGGAGACTGGAAGGAGGTTGTGGAGATGTTTAAGGGTATGCTTGAGGTTCGGGCACCGTTTGATGAAGTCACATTGCTGAGCGTCGCCACAGCATGTGGAAGgttaggtgatgccaatcttGGCCAGTGGATTGCAGAATATgcagaggagaaggggatGTTGAGGAGTAGGAACTTGGCAACTGCGCTGGTTGACATGTATGCCAAGTGTGGTGAACTTGATAAGGCACGGAGGTTGTTCGACAGGATGCACTCCCGAGATGTGGTTGCTTGGAGTGCAATGATCTCTGGGTACACTCAATCTGACCGGTGTCGAGAGGCGCTTGCTATTTTCAATGAGATGCAGGGTACCGAGGTGAACCCGAATGATGTAACCATGGTCAGTGTGCTCTCCGCTTGTGCTGTTCTGGGTGCACTTGAGACAGGTAAGTGGGTGCATTCATACATAAGGAGGAAGGATTTGCCCCTTACAGTTATTCTTGGCACTGCACTGGTGGACTTTTATGCAAAGTGTGGATGCATCAAAGATGCAGTCAAGGCATTTGAGTCAATGCCTGTCAGAAACACTTGGACGTGGACAGCTTTGATAAAGGGCATGGCAAGCAACGGAAGAAGCAGAGAAGCGCTGGAGCTTTTCTCATCCATGCTTGAGGCCAATATTGAGCCTACAGATGTGACATTCATTGGTGTTCTTCTGGCTTGCAGCCACGGCTGCTTAGTTGAGGAGGGTCGCCGCCATTTCACTAGCATGACCCAGGATTATGGCATCTGTCCAAGGATCGAGCACTACGGCTGTATGGTTGATCTGTTGGGACGGGCTGGTTTGATAGATGAGGCATATCAGTTTATCAGGAACATGCCAATTGAGCCAAATGCAGTTGTCTGGAGGGCGCTGCTTTCTGCCTGCACAGTTCACAAAAATGTTGAAATTGGGGAAGAAGCATTGAAGCAGATTGTCCCACTGGACCCTTGTCACAGTGGTAACTACATACTTCTATCAAACACCTATGCGTCAGTGGGACAATGGAAGAATGCGGCTATGGTTCGGAAGGAAATGAAGGAGAAGGGGGTTGAGAAAATTCCAGGGTGCAGTCTCATTGAGCTGGAAGGGACAATCTTCGAATTCTTTGCTGAAGACAGTGAGCACCCCCAGTTGACGGAGATATATGAGAAAGTTCACGAGATGATTGAAAATATCAAAATGGTCGGGTACATCCCAAATACAGCTGATGCAAGACTAGATGTTGATGAATATGAGAAGCAAGTATCCGTTTCACATCACAGTGAGAAACTGGCCATTGCGTTTGGCCTGATGAAGTCGCGCCCTGGTGCAACAATTCGGTTGTCGAAGAATTTGAGAGTGTGCATAGACTGCCACTCTGCCACGAAGTTGATCTCGAAGGTGTACAACAGGGAGATTATTGTTCGAGACAGGAATAGGTTTCATCATTTCAAAGATGGTTTGTGCTCCTGCAATGATTACTGGTGA